In one window of Deltaproteobacteria bacterium DNA:
- a CDS encoding HEPN domain-containing protein, with product MISFLEMAPVDLLRITQQREVGLVGNDGRRITEGWIDKASNQLQIAKQLLESRVRWSETIEAAQESIELSVKALLTLLQVEFPLTHGWNNEALTRIADQIQKRQLLLKLREQGSLYWAARLPRLLLLTNFWAQFYLPAKYGMEAGKLAPPQDLFEEGEAKLAVQHAEECYRAVSGLRYFDEDKLATLVGK from the coding sequence GTGATTAGTTTCCTGGAAATGGCTCCAGTTGATTTGTTGAGAATAACACAACAACGGGAGGTCGGCTTGGTGGGAAACGATGGACGGAGAATCACAGAAGGTTGGATTGACAAAGCTAGCAATCAATTACAAATCGCCAAACAGCTCTTGGAGTCTCGTGTTCGGTGGTCCGAAACTATCGAGGCAGCCCAGGAGTCTATTGAACTCTCGGTTAAGGCGCTCCTCACTCTACTTCAGGTGGAATTTCCGCTCACCCACGGATGGAACAATGAAGCTCTTACGCGCATCGCTGATCAGATTCAGAAGCGGCAACTCCTCTTGAAGTTGCGAGAGCAAGGTAGTTTGTACTGGGCGGCTCGCCTACCTCGACTCTTGCTGCTCACTAACTTCTGGGCGCAGTTCTATTTACCGGCTAAGTACGGGATGGAGGCTGGTAAATTGGCGCCACCGCAAGACCTTTTCGAGGAAGGGGAAGCCAAACTGGCTGTACAACACGCAGAGGAATGTTACCGAGCCGTCTCAGGGTTAAGGTATTTTGACGAAGACAAACTTGCTACGCTGGTTGGCAAGTAG